One part of the Mercenaria mercenaria strain notata unplaced genomic scaffold, MADL_Memer_1 contig_4943, whole genome shotgun sequence genome encodes these proteins:
- the LOC123539851 gene encoding uncharacterized protein LOC123539851 gives MRKGLVLSPEERSKRDIECKVVSRVKHALQELKKKHCKEGRKQYQQFTRNLVGKYTAEHSMRRALGIKWEYWQRVSALENDSETEQLKRSDAFSESKVENIQTFYQYESVTLPTKKTVSNKSLNQKKVLTETIQQIHKRFLNENPDLKVSLSQFRKLRPKEVLTVKHQKFMSCLCEYCLNAQFKIDSINQAMKYHKIDLEIESKYHAVAITLCDKLTGNSERSCLERKCEECGTSKLKTFLNPLIQADDSKEHTWKKWKLGLVGTASKSVKRQILVEEKGSLSALIDELLECLEMLALHLFTARWQYKQFNDISKNVPENVVVTIADFSENYRCVSQDEIQSAYYSYSQVSVFPMIAYYKCPDCEDVVQESAVFISDDLNHDAMAVNLFSKLMFEHISSHVKVEQEIQFSDGCAAQFKSKVPFFHVAETITHKMERAFFGSRHGKSPCDALGGLIKKQAETHVRSRKGTIQSAKALYNFCNENLTLHTNEKCEHKKRVFFYVDEVQRSQLPKDLKTLKGTRQVHHVRRVAPGVVQSRFLSCFCKVCLGAEEGKCYNESHVGEWEYHSLVKQSMEPGTSLKQKKSGKGKCKTNKSGSEDFNKFGPLPDYETRTFVNTSKSVDMTSLTLLPNDIPMESDKLHPAIITADGNCLPRSASLFAYGNENQYKEMRERIVIELSKNADMYLDDNLMKRGMDTEGNHSVAKTFASYSNCYTGNRLNKNSIKKIYNEEILSVSKNGSYMGLWQLASLANILSRPVVSVYPNYGSHTVRNDMHRVFHPFEEQDCDKEPVHIMWTNIHGKIVPEKDFSVNHFVALMPLDIKSDADIDISFDSDLMDAEDTLPLVTVCGI, from the coding sequence ATGAGAAAGGGGCTTGTTCTGTCACCTGAAGAGAGGTCTAAAAGAGATATTGAATGCAAAGTTGTGTCGAGAGTTAAACATGCTCTTCAAGAGCTGAAGAAAAAACATTGCAAAGAAGGGAGAAAACAGTACCAACAATTCACACGGAACCTTGTTGGAAAATACACAGCAGAACACTCTATGAGAAGGGCTTTAGGTATAAAGTGGGAATACTGGCAAAGAGTATCAGCTCTAGAAAACGATAGTGAAACTGAACAGTTGAAAAGGTCTGATGCTTTCTCAGAAAGCAAAGTAGAgaatatacaaacattttatcaGTATGAATCTGTAACCCTTCCAACCAAAAAAACTGTCAGCAATAAGAGTTTGAATCAGAAAAAGGTCTTGACTGAAACAATTCAGCAAATTCACAAACGTTTTCTAAATGAAAATCCAGATTTGAAAGTGAGTCTAAGTCAATTTAGGAAACTCCGCCCGAAAGAAGTTTTGACTGTGAAGCATCAAAAGTTTATGTCATGTTTGTGCGAATATTGCTTGAACGCACAATTCAAAATTGATTCCATAAACCAAGCTATGAAATACCACAAAATTGACCTTGAAATAGAAAGCAAGTATCATGCAGTAGCCATTACATTGTGCGACAAACTCACCGGCAATAGTGAAAGATCGTGTCTTGAAAGAAAATGTGAGGAATGTGGGACAAGCAAGCTAAAAACTTTTCTAAATCCTCTTATTCAAGCAGATGATAGTAAGGAACATACTTGGAAAAAATGGAAACTGGGCTTGGTTGGGACTGCAAGTAAATCAGTTAAACGTCAGATATTAGTTGAAGAAAAAGGAAGCCTGAGTGCATTAATTGATGAACTGCTTGAATGCTTGGAAATGCTTGCTCTTCACTTGTTTACCGCCAGGTGGCAATACAAACAGTTCAATGATATTTCAAAGAATGTCCCTGAAAATGTGGTTGTTACCATAGCAGATTTCTCCGAGAACTACCGCTGTGTCTCACAAGACGAGATCCAGTCAGCTTACTACAGTTACAGCCAGGTATCTGTTTTCCCCATGATCGCTTATTACAAATGTCCAGACTGTGAAGATGTTGTGCAGGAATCTGCAGTTTTCATCTCAGATGATTTGAATCATGACGCAATGGCAGTTAACCTCTTTTCGAAGCTCATGTTTGAGCACATATCAAGTCACGTCAAGGTTGAACAAGAGATACAATTTTCTGACGGGTGTGCAGCTCAGTTTAAGTCAAAAGTTCCTTTTTTCCATGTAGCTGAGACTATTACACATAAAATGGAGAGAGCTTTTTTTGGATCACGACACGGTAAATCACCTTGTGATGCGTTAGGTGGCTTAATTAAGAAACAAGCGGAAACTCACGTCAGAAGCAGAAAGGGAACAATACAGTCCGCCAAAGCATTATACAACTTCTGCAATGAAAATCTTACTCTGCACACAAACGAGAAATGTGAACACAAGAAGCGAGTTTTCTTCTATGTGGATGAGGTCCAGAGAAGCCAATTACCAAAAGATTTGAAGACATTGAAAGGGACTCGCCAGGTCCACCATGTCAGAAGAGTTGCGCCGGGAGTAGTACAAAGTAGGTTTTTAAGTTGCTTTTGCAAAGTTTGTTTAGGGGCGGAAGAGGGAAAGTGTTACAATGAGTCACATGTTGGTGAATGGGAATATCACAGCCTTGTCAAACAGAGTATGGAGCCTGGTACCTCTTTGAAACAAAAGAAGAGTGGCAAGGGGAAATGCAAAACCAATAAATCAGGGTCAGAAGACTTCAACAAATTTGGTCCACTCCCAGATTATGAAACAAGAACCTTTGTCAACACCTCCAAGTCTGTTGATATGACCAGCTTGACTTTGCTCCCAAATGACATTCCTATGGAATCAGACAAACTTCATCCAGCAATCATTACAGCTGATGGAAACTGTTTACCACGCTCAGCAAGCTTGTTTgcctatggaaatgaaaatcaatataaagaaatgagagaaCGAATTGTAATAGAACTATCTAAGAATGCAGATATGTATTTAGATGACAATTTGATGAAGAGGGGAATGGATACTGAGGGAAATCATTCAGTTGCAAAGACATTTGCTTCCTACTCTAATTGTTATACGGGAAATCGTCTGAACAAAAACAGCATCAAAAAGATATATAACGAAGAAATTCTTTCTGTTTCTAAAAACGGCTCATACATGGGTCTGTGGCAGTTGGCTAGCCTTGCCAATATATTGTCTCGTCCCGTTGTATCTGTTTATCCAAACTATGGAAGTCACACAGTAAGGAATGACATGCATCGCGTGTTTCATCCATTCGAAGAACAGGATTGTGACAAAGAGCCAGTTCATATCATGTGGACAAACATACATGGAAAAATTGTTCCTGAAAAAGACTTTTCAGTTAATCATTTTGTTGCACTGATGCCACTTGACATTAAGTCAGATGCAGATattgacatttcttttgattCTGATTTAATGGATGCAGAAGATACCTTACCATTAGTGACAGTGTGTGGAATTTAA